A region of the Vigna unguiculata cultivar IT97K-499-35 chromosome 9, ASM411807v1, whole genome shotgun sequence genome:
TCTTCAAAACCTTTGACAAACCCTTGATGAATGCATGACAATCCCCACAAACCCTCAAGTTCTTGAAAATCCTAATCACACTTTCTACCTTTAGTCCCCGTCTAACCAAAACCAACCCAATAGCCAATTTCTCGCTATGAACCCTCAAACTTTCTACCTTTGACTCCTCTTCAACATCATGCAAGGCAAAATTTACACCATGAACATACCCCATTTCATCCTTCACCCTCTTCTCCATTTCTTTCAACACTTGATGAATTTCCCCTATCAGAGGATGCATGCCATCTCCATTGTAAAATATGTGGATTTCCTTGTCTATCTCTACCCAACTGCGTCCTGCTTCTTTTTTCAATCCCTTTCTCTTTGCTGTTTCTCTTAGTTTTTCACTCTCTCTCCAATACCCTCCTGCAGCATACATGTTTGATAAAATGACATAGTTGGCTGGATTATTACCATCCAATCTCATTACTATTTCTCCCACCTGTTTCCCCATTTCCACATCTGCATGCATTCTACAAACACTAAGTAGTGTTTGCCATATGCCCACATTTGGCTTTAGGGGCATCTTCTCAATGAGATCCTTTGCATCCTTTAAGAGTCCACCTCGTCCAAGGAGATCAACCATGCAAGCATAATGCTCTACTTGAGCTTCAATTTTCtgattgttacataaactagagAAGTATTTTTTACCTTCTTTGATGAGTCCAGAATGGCTGCAAGCTGAGAGCACAGCCAGGTAAGTTACACTATCAGGTTCTATTCCGTTCACTTGCATTTGGTTAAACAGTTCAATTGCCTTATTCCCAATACCGTGCTTCCCATAACCAGTAATCATAACTGTCCATGAAACCACATTTCTTGCTAGCATCTCTCTGAAAAGTGCATCTGCCTCATCTATTAGTCCACATTTCATGTACATATCCAGAACTGAATTAGCCACAGACATTTCCAATAAACCATACGGCACTTTTATGGCATATGCATGCATTTGCTTCCCTTGCTCTGCAAGAGCAAAATCAGCAAATACCCCTATGAGACTCGAGAGTACAAACCCATCCATTCTATGTCTGCTCTCTCTCAACTCCCTAAACAAGTCCATGGCTTCTGCCAAATTATCTTCATGTGCATAACCAAGAATTAGTGTGCTCCAAGTCATCACACTCTTTTCTTCAATTCGATCGAACACCCTTCTAGCTTCAGCCATGCGCCTGTATTTTACATACAGATCAACCAAAGCACCTGCAACAGCTGATTCAGCTAAGTAAGGAAATCCATGTCTGATTAACGCCGCATGGATTTGCATTCCTTCTCCCACTGCACCAGCACAATTACACGCCTTCAACGAGCTTGAATATGTATATCCATCTGGAACTTCCCCATTAGCTTGCATTTCCCGAAATAGACTCAAAGCCTCTCCACCATTGCCATCGTTGCAGTACCCAGCAATCATTACATTCCAACTTATAACATTTCTCTCTGTCAAAGTGTTGAACACTTGCGCTGCCTCCCTAACCATCCCACACTTGGAATACATGTCCATCGTAGAATTGCCCACAACAGGCACCCGATCAAAATTAGATTTTGCACAAAAGCCATGTATCTGCATTCCATTCTGAGCGATTCCCAAAATCCCAGATGCTTTTAGACTCGTGGATAGTGTGAAGTCATTTGGCCTAACATCTGAACGACccattttagaaaacaaaaccaaagaGGCTCTGGCATCACCATTTTGCAGATATCCACACATTAGAGCCGTCCAAGACACTACATTTCTCTGAGACATTCGAACAAACACCGAACAAGCCAAATCCATGGTACCACATTTTGAGTACATATCTATAAGATCATTGTTCAA
Encoded here:
- the LOC114162682 gene encoding putative pentatricopeptide repeat-containing protein At3g15130; translated protein: MSEGRLLSKILNKCSKRRLLDQGKQVHGVVEKLGFRHDLVLNNDLIDMYSKCGTMDLACSVFVRMSQRNVVSWTALMCGYLQNGDARASLVLFSKMGRSDVRPNDFTLSTSLKASGILGIAQNGMQIHGFCAKSNFDRVPVVGNSTMDMYSKCGMVREAAQVFNTLTERNVISWNVMIAGYCNDGNGGEALSLFREMQANGEVPDGYTYSSSLKACNCAGAVGEGMQIHAALIRHGFPYLAESAVAGALVDLYVKYRRMAEARRVFDRIEEKSVMTWSTLILGYAHEDNLAEAMDLFRELRESRHRMDGFVLSSLIGVFADFALAEQGKQMHAYAIKVPYGLLEMSVANSVLDMYMKCGLIDEADALFREMLARNVVSWTVMITGYGKHGIGNKAIELFNQMQVNGIEPDSVTYLAVLSACSHSGLIKEGKKYFSSLCNNQKIEAQVEHYACMVDLLGRGGLLKDAKDLIEKMPLKPNVGIWQTLLSVCRMHADVEMGKQVGEIVMRLDGNNPANYVILSNMYAAGGYWRESEKLRETAKRKGLKKEAGRSWVEIDKEIHIFYNGDGMHPLIGEIHQVLKEMEKRVKDEMGYVHGVNFALHDVEEESKVESLRVHSEKLAIGLVLVRRGLKVESVIRIFKNLRVCGDCHAFIKGLSKVLKIVVVVRDANRFHRFENGLCSCGDYW